The genomic DNA TGATACTTACATTTCGACATTCAACCTTAACTCGAATTTGAGGTATACTTTACTAATTACGTATTGAGTTAATTACAAAAAGTGCTCGCCGATTAAAACCTGTTCCTTCAAAACGGAGGGACAGGTTTTTCCGTTGTGCGCCCGGCATGGGTGTAATCTATAGGGGGCAAGTCCCGAGCTGTGAAGGCAGAAGTAGCAGTTAGCTTAACGCAAGGGTGTCCGTGGTAACGCGGAATCTGAAGGAAGCGGGCGGCAAACTTCCGGTCTGAGGAAAACGAACTTCATATGAGGCTAGGTATCACTGGGTGAGTTTGCAACACAAAACAAAGCCCTTTCTGCCGAAGGTGATACAGAGTAAATGAAGCAGATAGATGGAAGGAAAGATTACACTCTTACCCGGGGAGATCTGACTGGCACGCCAAGTAATCTTGGTAACCTATCTAGCGATAGATAGCTGAGCAGTCAGAAGTCAGCAGAGGTCATAGTACTCTTTCGAGCTCGAGACGAAAGAGGAAGGACCGAACAATTAAGGAGAACGAAACACTACCGTTCATCTTCTGTGTTGAAGCAGACAATCCGGCAGGACTTACTTGAAGGAGGAAGTGGTGAATCCCACGGGGGACTTCAAGAGGGTGGAGCAGAAGATGGCACAAATAGAGGGATTCGTTCACGTGGAGAGGATATCTATGTTGATGGAACTGATTTTGTCACGGGAAAATCTCCTAACGGCATTAAAACGAGTTGAACAGAATAAATAAAGGAAGTCACGGAGTAGATGGCATGCCCGCAAAAGACCTACGGAGACACCTCTATGAAAACTGGGACTCCATTCGACAGTCGTTAAGAGAGGGAACCTACAAACCCTTACCCGTTCGTCGAGTCGAAATCCCGAAACCGAACGGCGGAGTAAGACTTCTAGGTATCCCCACCGTGACTGATCGTTTCATTCAACAAGCGATCGCCCAAGTGTTAACGAGAATCTTCGATCCGACCTTCTCTGAACATAGCTACGGCTTTCGCCCAAGCCGCAGAGGACATGACGCGGTCAGGAAAGCAAAGGGAAGAAAGAAGGATACCGCTGGGTGGTCGATATAGACTTAGAGAAATTCTTTGACAAGGTGAACCACGATAAACTGATGGGGATCTTGGCGAAAACGATCGAAGATCGGATTTTACTTAAGTTAATCCGCCGGTATCTCCAATCAGGCGTGATGATAAATGGAGTGGTAATGGAAACAGACATGGGAACGCCACAAGGTGGACCGCTTAGTCCACTATTAGCAAACATCATGCTTCACGAATTGGACAAGGAACTTGAGAAACGTGGACATAAATTTGTACGATACGCGGATGACTGTAATATCTACGTGAAAACAAAGAAAGCAGGAATTCGTGTCATGAACTCCATTACTAACTTTATCGAGAAGGAATTAAAGCTCAAGGTAAATAAAGAGAAATCGGCGGTAGACCGTCCTTGGAAACGGAAGTTTCTCGGTTTTAGCTTTACACCAAACAAAACACCCAAGATACGGATGGCGAAAGAAAGTGTGAAACGATTCAAGAACAAGATCCGTGAAATCACATCAAGATCCAAACCGTATCGAATGGAGGAAAGAATTGAGAAACTGAACATGTACCTAATGGGATGGTGTGGATATTTTGCCTTGGCAGATACACCAAGCAAGTTCAAAGAATTGGATGAATGGATAAGACGAAGACTTCGAATGTGTTTATGGAAAGAGTGGAAAACGCCGAAAACAAGAATTCGGAAACTTAGAGCATTAGGTGTTCCAAACCATAAAGCAATCGAGTGGGGCAACACGCGCAAGAAATACTGGCAGATTGCCTGCAGTCCCATTCTACACAAAACCCTCGACAACTCCTACTGGAGTCATCAAGGGTTAAGAAGTCTATTCGAGAGATATCATTTTCTACGTCATACTTAATTGAACCGCCGTATACCGAACGGTACGTACGGTGGTGTGAGAGGTCGGGGGTTAGTCACCCCCTCCTACTCGATTTCAACTTCTGTTTAATGAGGGATGTAACATATTAAGTTTTCTCCTATCTCCCCAACACTTTAACGCGGTACATCATTGAGAGGGCAAGACCCTCCATAAAAGGGCAGTTTTACTAGCTTTTGTCCATTTCATTAAACCTGATAACTACATATGATATTAAATCCGGAGAAAATTTTATTTAATTAATCACATCGAGGTGCATGACATGAAGCTTATTTTGTTATCAGGGGGTTCAGGAAAACGACTATGGCCGCTTTCTAATGAATCCAGATCAAAACAGTTTCTAAAGATATTACCATATTCAGATAATGAGTTAGAATCCATGGTTCAGAGGCTTTGGCGACAATTAAAAGCCAATCAATTAGTGGATGCTTCTTTTATTTCGACTAGTAAAGCACAAGTGGATATCATTCAAAGTCAATTGGGAACTGAAGTACCGCTTATCATTGAGCCGGAGCGAAGAGATACTTTTCCGGCAATCGCATTAGCCTCAACGTATTTTTATTCAACCATTGGAGTTAGTTTAGACGAAGTCATAACTGTAATGCCTGTCGATCCATTTGTGGAAAATCAGTTTTTTGATAAGGTCAAAGATTTAGAGGATGTAATTGCACAATCCGATAAGGATATTGCATTAATTGGAGTAAATCCGACTTATCCTTCAACAAAATATGGTTATATCATTCCTGACAAAGATAAAATGGACCATGAGCAGCTGCAAACATTTATAAAAGTAAAAGCTTTTAAGGAAAAACCGTCAGAAGATCAAGCACAGCGTTTGATTGAACAACATGCATTATGGAATTGCGGTGTTTTTGCATTTAAACTGGGCTATATGATTCACCAGCTGGAAAAAAGAGGGATGCCTGCTCATTATAATGAGCTCATTCAACATTACGAAAGGCTGCCGAAAATAAGCTTTGACTATGAAATTGTGGAAAAGGCGGAGCAAATTGTCGTTATTCCATATAATGGTTTTTGGAAGGATTTAGGAACATGGGATACGTTAACAGAGGATATGGAAACTAATATCATCGGCATCGGATCAATGAGTGAAGATTGCAGCAATACGCATTTAATCAATGAATTAGATATTCCCGTCATTGTAGTAGGTGCTTCAAATTTGGTTGTGGCAACAAGTCCTGATGGTATTTTAGTTTCAGATAAAGCGAAAAGCCACTATGTTAAAGAGATTGTAAAAGATTTCGATCAACGGCCAATGTTTGAGGAACGCCGTTGGGGGTGGTATCGAGTTTTGGATTATAAAGAATCTGTTGATGGAACGAAAGTACTGACAAAACGATTATGTGTAAATGCAGGAAAAAATATTAGCTATCAATACCACAATAAACGAAGTGAAGTATGGGTTGTCGTGTCCGGTGAAGGTGAATTTGTGTTGGACGGAGTAATGTCTAATGTAAAACCTGGTGATGTATTGAACATACCAGTTGGCGCAAGACATGGAATCAAAGCGATAAAAGATCTTGAAATTATTGAAGTTCAGATGGGGAGTCAACTTGTAGAACAAGATATTGTTCGTCTTTTTATGTCATGGGAAGAAATGAAAAAATCGATCGAGAATGAGTGATTTATTGTTTTTAGCTTTAATAATAAATGTTGAGAAAACAGAGTAAACCCTGTGTATTTTATATACTCTGTATTCCATTATGCATAGTAAAGGGTTTCCTGTTAAATTGTTCGGTCTAGGTAATGAGGGGGTAACCTGAAAATACAAGTATTTTATTTATTTGGATGTGATACGCAAATATTATTGGAAAAATCATAAAAATAATCTTTGAGTTTTATTTTTTAGGTTGTATTAAATATGTACTCTTCACTTGGTTACACTAAGAATTTTCGTCACATATAATACATTAAATGATCAAGTATCAAAACACTTCAGTTATTTTCAATGTACAATAGAGGATAGAAAAACAAACATTAAAGGGAAGGAGATTGTTTATGAATTTTATAGTTGGTATTCCCTATGTTAATCGCCCGGATTTATTACAAAGGGCTGTTGATAGCATAAAGCCATATTGGCCTAACACGGTGATAATTGATAATTCTGAGCAACAGGAGCTTCGGAATCATGACATCTCATCAAAAGTTGAGGTTTTTATTCCTCCAGTTCCTTTAACATTTACTCAATCGATGAATTTTATCATAAAAAAAGCTAAAGAAAATAATTGTGATGTATGGATGTTTATGCATAGTGACGCAGAGGCGCTCCCAGGAGTAGCAGATGCCTTTCTTGAAACGATAAAAAAAATACAAAATGAAGGAAGAAAATGGGGTGTGATTTATACTTATTATGACACTCTTGCAGCATACAATATGAATGCACAGAAAGAATTAGGTGAGTTTGATACTATATTTCGGGATTATCATTCTGATGTAGACTATTATCATAGAATGGATATATTAGGGTATGAAAGGATTAATACGGAATTTGGTGATAAGATTATTCATCAAAATGGAGGAAGTAATTCTATAAATTCAGATCCGAAAAGGTTACAATTGACGCAAGCGACATTTTCTCTTTATGCACAATATTATCAAACGAAATGGGGAGGTCCTGGGGGAAAAGAAAAGTATAAAACTCCATTTAACCAGTAGCTAATGACCTTAGCTGAAACAAATGAATGATCAAGTTCTGTGAACAACCTAGAAAAGAATTATAATTATAATGTTTTCAATAAAGTTTTTACTTTTTTAATATTCTTCCTCTACCATAAAACACTCCTCTGCAATTGAAAAGAACCATGTAGAACCAAACTAGTACATGGTTTACTAAAAATTATTTTTTTATATTAGACAGTGAGCTAGTTTCAGTGCTGTACTTAAATAAAAAATTCTCGTTTTTCAGTATTGATTTCAATGCTAAAACGGGTATTTTTTTGCAAATTTTTGTTTATGGCAAACAAAAATAAACACTCCTACATAAGATAGTACTCTTGATGATATACCATTTGAAAAAGCTCTGCGTATCATTTGCAGAGCATTTAAATCATAAATGATTAACACCACCCTCAGTATCCGTAACCTCCATATCCATATCCATATCCCCTATATCCTCCGTATCCATTTGGGGATCCATACCCGTATCCCCCATATCCTCCTTATCCATATGGCGAAAGTAACGTACCAGCTAATAAACTACCTGCTAATCCACCAAAGAAAGGCCCACCGAATACATATCAACTAAACGGTCTGCCAAAACCAAATGGTCCAAAAATTCTTTCATCTTGATTGCCTTCTTGATTTTCCTGAGAGTATACATTGGGTAAAAAATGCATTTCTGAATTCATTAAGAAACCTCCATTTTCATTTTCTTCTTCAATAAAGAATATGCATTTACCCATCTACTTTCTTGGGTGAATATCTTTGGTTGAATATATGGGATGCCGCCACATCGTCCAAAATAAGATGAATTTGTATCCCCATAACCCAAAAAACGCTATTCTTTTTGCAGAAATATACAGGAAGGATGGTGTTTTTTAGAATTATCTATTTCAGACGAAATGAATCTCTTTTCTCAGGAACTTCGAAACTACTTATCTTCATCTTCTTTTCAAGAATTTGTTCAACGTACAAGTAAATATCAAGCACAAGAATTAATTGTTTTATGTGTATGGCTTAGTCAGCAGGTCACGAGTACACCCCTCACACAATTATGTAGCCGCCTCGAAGCATCTATAGGTGTCCTCATGAGTCCCGAAAGGCTTAATCAAAGATTTAATGATTCAGCAGCACAGTTTCTTCAATAAGACCGATGGCAAGAAGACCGC from Bacillus methanolicus MGA3 includes the following:
- a CDS encoding glycosyltransferase family 2 protein codes for the protein MNFIVGIPYVNRPDLLQRAVDSIKPYWPNTVIIDNSEQQELRNHDISSKVEVFIPPVPLTFTQSMNFIIKKAKENNCDVWMFMHSDAEALPGVADAFLETIKKIQNEGRKWGVIYTYYDTLAAYNMNAQKELGEFDTIFRDYHSDVDYYHRMDILGYERINTEFGDKIIHQNGGSNSINSDPKRLQLTQATFSLYAQYYQTKWGGPGGKEKYKTPFNQ
- a CDS encoding sugar phosphate nucleotidyltransferase; the protein is MKLILLSGGSGKRLWPLSNESRSKQFLKILPYSDNELESMVQRLWRQLKANQLVDASFISTSKAQVDIIQSQLGTEVPLIIEPERRDTFPAIALASTYFYSTIGVSLDEVITVMPVDPFVENQFFDKVKDLEDVIAQSDKDIALIGVNPTYPSTKYGYIIPDKDKMDHEQLQTFIKVKAFKEKPSEDQAQRLIEQHALWNCGVFAFKLGYMIHQLEKRGMPAHYNELIQHYERLPKISFDYEIVEKAEQIVVIPYNGFWKDLGTWDTLTEDMETNIIGIGSMSEDCSNTHLINELDIPVIVVGASNLVVATSPDGILVSDKAKSHYVKEIVKDFDQRPMFEERRWGWYRVLDYKESVDGTKVLTKRLCVNAGKNISYQYHNKRSEVWVVVSGEGEFVLDGVMSNVKPGDVLNIPVGARHGIKAIKDLEIIEVQMGSQLVEQDIVRLFMSWEEMKKSIENE